Genomic window (Spirosoma sp. KCTC 42546):
GGAAACTAGGGGTTGAAGTGCTGTTCGATGATAACAGCTACAACGAAATGGAGGAGGCCCTTAAACAGGCCAACACGCTGGGTGAGAAGTCTGATAACCGCCTGATTTCGATTCTGACCGGTGAAAAATCGCCGACCTTTCATCCCGAAATTCCGATCTTACATTTACCAAAACTGAATCCCAGTCAGGTTTCGGCAGTTGGTAAAATACTGTCGGCCAATGAGCTGGCTATCGTGCATGGGCCTCCAGGTACGGGCAAGACCACAACGCTGGTGCAGGCAATCAAAGCCCTGATTGCGCAGGATCATAAGAAGATTTTAGTGGTTGCCCCCAGCAATACCGCCGTCGATTTGCTGAGCGTAAAGCTGCACGACGAAGGGCTAAACGTGCTTCGGGTGGGCAATCCGGCTCGTGTATCGGAACGATTGATGGCGCTGACGCTGGATCATAAAATGAGCGAACACCCCTACATGAAGGAGGCCAAGAAACTGAAAAAGCAGGCCAATGAGTTCAAGAACATGGCGCATAAGTACAAGCGCAATTTTGGCAAAGCCGAACGTGATCAACGCAAAGCTCTGTTCGATGAAGCGCATCGGATTATGAAGGAAGTCGGTAATTCGGAGCAGTACATTATTGATGATCTGGTGGCAAAAGCACAGGTGATTACGGCAACATTGGTTGGGGCAAATCATTATACAGTTCGGAATCTGACCTACCATACGGTTGTCATCGACGAAGCTGGGCAGGCTTTGGAACCCGCCTGCTGGATTCCCATTCTGAAAGCGCAGAAAGTTGTGTTAGCGGGCGATCACTGCCAGTTGTCGCCCACCATCAAATCGGCCGAAGCGGCCCGGAAAGGCTTGAGTACAACTCTGCTCGAAAAATGCGTGACCCTTCACCCCGAAGCGGTTACGCTACTGGACGAGCAATACCGAATGCACGAGCACATTATGGGGTATTCGTCGCAGGTATTTTATGAGAACAAGGTACGAGCACATGCATCGGTGGCCCGCCATTCGTTGTTCGATGGCGATACATCCCTGGTATTTGTGGATACGGCTGGTTGTGGTTTCGATGAAAAACTGGAAGGCACTAGCTCAACAAACCCCGAAGAGGCCGCGCTGTTGATCAAGCATTTAACCCAACTGGTAGAAGGCCTTAGTACGCGCTACTCGAAACAGGACTTTCCGACTATCGCTATCATTTCGCCCTACAAACAACAGATAAATATCCTGAAAGACCAGTTGTTGAGCGCTCCTGATTTGCTGGCTTATGGGGATAAAATCTCGGTGAATACCATTGATAGTTTTCAGGGACAGGAACGGGATATTGTCTACATCTCTATGACCCGAAGCAATGCCGAAGGCGAAATTGGTTTCCTGTCCGACATCCGCCGAATGAACGTAGCCATGACCCGCGCCCGCAAGAAGTTGATCATCGTCGGCGACAGTGCTACGTTAGCCGGGTTCCCGTTTTACGCTGATT
Coding sequences:
- a CDS encoding AAA domain-containing protein, producing MDYFKNLLDLLKVEREEDRTQYRKLTETTSVAERRANGLTWYPIAIRGSEMSRGDYLTVEVERTTHQDIPHQLRFGMPAVFFSNHDPKTDRVEGTISHQSGNRLKITLKVDELPDWSRDGKLGVEVLFDDNSYNEMEEALKQANTLGEKSDNRLISILTGEKSPTFHPEIPILHLPKLNPSQVSAVGKILSANELAIVHGPPGTGKTTTLVQAIKALIAQDHKKILVVAPSNTAVDLLSVKLHDEGLNVLRVGNPARVSERLMALTLDHKMSEHPYMKEAKKLKKQANEFKNMAHKYKRNFGKAERDQRKALFDEAHRIMKEVGNSEQYIIDDLVAKAQVITATLVGANHYTVRNLTYHTVVIDEAGQALEPACWIPILKAQKVVLAGDHCQLSPTIKSAEAARKGLSTTLLEKCVTLHPEAVTLLDEQYRMHEHIMGYSSQVFYENKVRAHASVARHSLFDGDTSLVFVDTAGCGFDEKLEGTSSTNPEEAALLIKHLTQLVEGLSTRYSKQDFPTIAIISPYKQQINILKDQLLSAPDLLAYGDKISVNTIDSFQGQERDIVYISMTRSNAEGEIGFLSDIRRMNVAMTRARKKLIIVGDSATLAGFPFYADFIAYSEGLDAYQSAWEWM